The sequence CGCCGAATCGCCCAGCCTGACCCAGGGCGCACGCCGCGCGCACCTGTCGCCGGCGGCGGCCAGCGCCCGGGTCAAGGCGCTCGAAGGACAGCTCGGCAGCCGTTTGCTCTATCGCGACAGCCGCGGCGTGGCGCTGACACCGGCCGGGGAGAAACTGCTGCAGCATGCGCGGCTGATCATGCGCCAGGTGGACTATCTCAAGGGCGAATTCACCGAATACAGCACCGACTCGACCGGGCATATCCGCATCTTCGCTAATACCACCGCGGTCACCGAATTCCTTCCAGAAGTGCTGGCCGGGTTCCTCGCGCAGCGGCCAGGAGTCACAGTGGATCTGCAGGAGCGTTTGAGCCGGGACATCGTGCGCGGCGTACTCGACGGCAGTACCGACATGGGCATCATCGCCGGGCCGGTGCAAGCCGAGGGGCTGCAGGCGCTTCATTTCAGCACCGACCGCTTGCTGCTGGCCGTCCCCCTCGGTCACCCGCTGGCAACACAGCCACGCGTTACCCTGCGCCAGACGCTGAGCTATCAACACATCGGCCTGCACGAAGGCAGCACCCTGCTCAGCTTTCTTCGCGACCAGGTCGAGAAGTTCGGCGGTACCCTGTCGCTGCGGATTCAGCTCTCCAGCTTCGAAGCCGTATGCCGGATGATCGAAGCGGGTGTCGGGATCGGTATCATTCCCGAGTCCGCCGCGCGCCGGCACAGCCGTACCATGCA comes from Stutzerimonas stutzeri and encodes:
- a CDS encoding LysR family transcriptional regulator, with protein sequence MHFDLSDLRLFIHIAESPSLTQGARRAHLSPAAASARVKALEGQLGSRLLYRDSRGVALTPAGEKLLQHARLIMRQVDYLKGEFTEYSTDSTGHIRIFANTTAVTEFLPEVLAGFLAQRPGVTVDLQERLSRDIVRGVLDGSTDMGIIAGPVQAEGLQALHFSTDRLLLAVPLGHPLATQPRVTLRQTLSYQHIGLHEGSTLLSFLRDQVEKFGGTLSLRIQLSSFEAVCRMIEAGVGIGIIPESAARRHSRTMQLALVALDEPWAVRERSILVRELDALPGSVRALIATLRPGQSG